A region of bacterium DNA encodes the following proteins:
- the secF gene encoding protein translocase subunit SecF, producing the protein MPHLFPKTNIKFIEARWVCITISIIIIVAGIVSMAIRGMNWSIDFTGGLDVQVRFDKPVSDGQVRDALTGAGVDEVKTISGLGAREEMSIRMKSSENSNQVVQQIRSKLEAAFPGNPVEVRNVQVVGPKVGRELRGQALLSAIVAMVLLLVYISWRFEFKFAVGGVVGLFHDTMLTLAFLSFFGYEFSLSVLAAILTLIGYSLNDTIVVYDRIRENLKKLRSVNLASIMDLSINETLSRTVITSFTVFLTVLVLFIWGGPVLRGFSFTMLIGVITGTYSSIYVSAPIVLEWAEKTAIKGKKR; encoded by the coding sequence ATGCCTCACCTGTTTCCCAAAACCAATATCAAGTTCATCGAGGCCCGCTGGGTCTGCATCACGATCTCGATCATTATCATCGTGGCAGGCATCGTCTCCATGGCAATTCGCGGGATGAACTGGTCCATTGACTTCACGGGCGGTCTGGACGTTCAAGTACGGTTCGACAAACCCGTGTCCGATGGTCAGGTCCGTGACGCTCTGACCGGTGCGGGCGTGGACGAAGTCAAGACGATCTCCGGACTGGGCGCGCGCGAGGAAATGTCCATCCGTATGAAATCCTCGGAGAACAGCAATCAGGTCGTGCAGCAGATCCGTTCGAAACTCGAGGCGGCGTTCCCCGGCAATCCGGTCGAGGTGCGTAATGTTCAGGTTGTCGGCCCCAAGGTCGGACGCGAACTGCGCGGACAGGCCCTCCTCTCTGCAATCGTAGCCATGGTTCTGCTGCTCGTCTATATCTCGTGGCGATTCGAGTTCAAGTTTGCCGTTGGCGGCGTCGTGGGTCTGTTCCATGACACCATGCTGACCTTGGCTTTCCTCTCTTTCTTCGGGTATGAGTTCTCGCTCTCTGTACTCGCGGCGATTCTCACCCTCATCGGCTACTCGCTCAACGACACCATCGTGGTCTATGACCGTATTCGTGAGAACCTGAAGAAGCTTCGCAGCGTGAACCTTGCCTCCATTATGGATCTCAGCATCAACGAAACACTGTCCCGTACCGTCATCACCTCCTTTACCGTGTTCCTCACCGTGCTGGTGCTGTTCATCTGGGGCGGCCCGGTGCTGCGCGGCTTCAGCTTCACCATGCTTATCGGTGTGATCACGGGAACCTATTCCTCGATCTATGTATCGGCGCCTATCGTGCTGGAATGGGCGGAGAAAACCGCCATTAAAGGCAAAAAACGGTAA
- the secD gene encoding protein translocase subunit SecD: protein MKSIRGRLILVLILIGLGVYYLYPTVKYHQLSQQEQKTLVQLSNLSGIPLDSLAANIYRDDVDYRSQIESSSLPPEQKSEALQKLDFMRGEFAQDIKDYRPRAIKLGLDLQGGMYLVLEVDIVKMLDNIAKGKDDAYDRLLTELRSRTQGTDVDVFDVLKQIASRDHTSLNRYWGDPGQSDAAVITALSKAAEDAVDRSLQILRNRIDQFGVSEPSIAKSGNRRIILELPGVKDPQRALDLVGRTALLEFKIVLDPDRARDILTKLDQGIAARQAGAPLDTVAAKKDSSALAAVKTAGDTSKLASSDAAKKDSGATEASKLFSETAGDTAVSNDTTSRAHPLLSLFVGGSNNIVVPPENKSRVVRLLSSREYQKLIPSDVQFIWSAKAVPERQSGKEEWVLYLVKKQAEMNGSTLEDAQASIGSGYDPEQAGKPVVTLKFNRDGGRIFARVTGANVGKRMAIDLDDKVYMAPNIKDKISGGSAIITGLADMSEAQEIGIVLRSGALPAPVHVVEERTVGPSLGRDSIAAGQLCLFLAFISVALFMGWYYRLSGGLADLAMVINVFLQLAILAMFQFTLTMPGIAGIILTIGMAVDTNVLIFERIREELRLGKTIRAAIDTGFARAWTTIIDSHVSTAIAGIVLLIYGSGSIKGFALTLTVGITVNLFAAIVITRVVYDIYTEKRQLKTLSI, encoded by the coding sequence ATGAAATCTATTCGCGGTCGCCTGATTCTTGTTCTAATCCTGATTGGACTTGGGGTCTATTACCTCTATCCGACGGTAAAATACCACCAACTGTCCCAACAGGAACAAAAGACCTTAGTCCAACTTTCTAACCTCTCTGGGATACCTCTCGATAGCCTCGCGGCGAACATTTATCGAGATGATGTGGACTACCGCTCCCAGATCGAGTCCTCGAGCCTTCCTCCGGAGCAGAAATCGGAGGCTCTGCAGAAGCTTGACTTCATGCGCGGAGAATTCGCTCAGGATATCAAGGATTACCGCCCCAGAGCCATTAAGCTCGGTCTGGATCTTCAGGGCGGCATGTATCTCGTGCTTGAGGTGGATATTGTCAAGATGCTGGACAATATCGCCAAGGGTAAGGATGATGCCTACGACCGGCTCCTCACGGAGTTGCGGTCCCGCACCCAGGGCACTGATGTGGACGTGTTCGACGTGTTGAAGCAGATTGCCTCGCGCGACCACACGTCACTGAACCGCTATTGGGGCGACCCCGGTCAGAGTGATGCGGCTGTGATCACCGCCTTGTCCAAGGCCGCGGAAGATGCCGTAGACCGCTCGCTGCAGATCCTTCGCAATCGCATTGACCAGTTCGGTGTTTCCGAACCCTCCATTGCCAAGTCCGGCAACCGCCGCATCATTCTTGAGCTCCCCGGTGTCAAAGACCCGCAACGCGCGCTCGACCTCGTCGGCCGAACGGCATTGTTGGAGTTCAAGATTGTTCTCGATCCCGACCGCGCGCGTGACATCCTCACCAAGCTTGATCAGGGGATCGCCGCCCGTCAGGCCGGCGCTCCGCTGGACACCGTTGCCGCGAAAAAAGATTCCTCCGCTCTGGCCGCCGTTAAGACCGCAGGCGACACATCCAAGCTTGCGTCTTCCGATGCCGCCAAGAAGGATTCCGGCGCCACCGAGGCCAGCAAGCTCTTCAGTGAGACGGCCGGCGATACGGCAGTTTCCAACGACACGACCAGCCGCGCACATCCGCTGCTGTCGCTGTTCGTCGGCGGCTCCAACAACATCGTGGTCCCCCCGGAAAACAAGAGCCGCGTCGTGCGTCTGCTCAGTAGCCGTGAATATCAGAAGCTGATTCCCAGCGACGTACAGTTCATCTGGTCCGCCAAGGCCGTGCCCGAACGGCAGTCCGGTAAGGAAGAATGGGTGCTGTATCTGGTGAAGAAGCAGGCCGAAATGAACGGCTCGACGCTGGAAGACGCGCAGGCCAGCATCGGTTCGGGCTACGATCCCGAGCAGGCCGGCAAGCCCGTCGTCACGCTGAAGTTCAACCGTGACGGTGGCCGCATCTTCGCCCGCGTCACCGGCGCTAATGTCGGCAAGCGCATGGCCATTGACCTTGATGACAAGGTTTACATGGCTCCCAATATCAAGGATAAGATCTCCGGCGGTAGCGCCATTATTACCGGTCTGGCGGACATGTCGGAAGCGCAGGAAATCGGCATCGTGCTGCGTTCCGGCGCCCTGCCTGCCCCGGTCCACGTCGTCGAAGAACGCACGGTGGGTCCGTCTCTCGGACGTGACTCCATCGCGGCGGGCCAGTTGTGTCTGTTCCTCGCGTTTATCTCCGTCGCACTGTTTATGGGCTGGTACTATCGCCTGTCCGGCGGTCTTGCCGACCTGGCGATGGTGATCAACGTGTTCCTGCAGCTTGCGATTCTCGCCATGTTCCAGTTCACGCTCACCATGCCGGGTATTGCGGGTATCATTTTGACCATCGGTATGGCCGTAGATACCAACGTACTGATCTTCGAACGTATCCGGGAAGAGTTGCGGCTGGGCAAGACCATTCGCGCCGCGATTGACACCGGTTTCGCCCGCGCCTGGACGACGATTATCGACTCGCACGTGTCGACCGCTATCGCGGGCATCGTCCTGCTGATTTACGGATCCGGTTCCATCAAGGGATTCGCCTTGACCCTCACCGTCGGGATCACGGTCAACCTGTTCGCAGCCATCGTGATCACACGCGTGGTGTATGACATCTACACCGAGAAACGTCAACTCAAGACCCTGAGTATCTAA